The Tepidisphaeraceae bacterium genome includes a region encoding these proteins:
- a CDS encoding AraC family transcriptional regulator, which translates to MTHTVRPLKPRPSLTPDGRLGHIPFRFSHSSAALGWSGLRAEHDPQVSASELVHPPLESLFLALQVDKVPERVDHRCDDARYEGNGLPHSVTLMPPRIASRWRWQGAFESNQFQLSPALVAKVAEEAFDLDPARVHFPARYYDRSSPAVLDTLKALRNELFTGGQGGRLCAESLANVLVVHLIRQMANGPSTKEFARKPGGRLARPALRAVQEYIDAHLDQNFALADLAAVAQLSEFHFARLFKQTTGLPPHQFVIHQRVERAKRLIAARQLSLAQVAVEVGFSDQTQLTRHFKRVVGVTPSRFA; encoded by the coding sequence ATGACGCATACGGTCCGTCCACTGAAGCCTCGGCCTTCGCTGACCCCCGACGGCCGGCTGGGGCACATCCCCTTCCGGTTCTCGCACTCGAGCGCGGCGCTCGGCTGGAGTGGACTGCGAGCCGAACACGACCCGCAGGTGTCCGCAAGCGAGCTCGTTCACCCGCCCCTCGAAAGTCTGTTCCTCGCCCTGCAGGTCGATAAGGTGCCGGAACGCGTCGATCACCGTTGCGACGATGCCCGCTATGAGGGGAACGGCTTGCCGCATTCGGTGACGCTCATGCCGCCCCGAATCGCGAGTCGATGGCGGTGGCAGGGCGCCTTCGAATCGAACCAATTTCAATTGTCTCCGGCCTTGGTCGCCAAGGTGGCCGAAGAGGCGTTCGATCTCGACCCGGCCCGCGTTCATTTTCCGGCCCGTTACTACGACCGATCCAGCCCCGCGGTGCTCGACACCCTCAAGGCCCTTCGCAATGAGCTGTTCACCGGCGGGCAGGGCGGGCGGCTGTGTGCCGAGTCGCTGGCGAACGTGCTGGTCGTGCATCTTATCCGGCAGATGGCGAACGGGCCCTCCACTAAGGAGTTTGCCCGCAAGCCCGGCGGCCGCCTGGCGCGGCCCGCGCTGCGGGCGGTGCAGGAGTACATCGACGCCCACCTCGACCAGAACTTCGCGCTGGCCGATCTCGCCGCCGTCGCCCAACTGAGCGAGTTCCACTTCGCCCGGCTGTTCAAACAAACGACTGGTCTGCCGCCGCACCAGTTCGTCATCCACCAGCGCGTCGAGCGCGCCAAGCGGCTCATCGCCGCGCGGCAGCTCTCGCTCGCCCAGGTCGCGGTCGAAGTCGGCTTCAGCGATCAGACCCAACTCACCCGGCACTTCAAGCGGGTCGTCGGCGTCACCCCCAGCCGATTCGCCTGA
- a CDS encoding nuclear transport factor 2 family protein, which yields MSNFPFAVERLRHSLDTFLAKDMNGWSLLCADDVVAEFPFAPEGSPRRLEGREALYNYLRNYPSVINVRSIPHLRLYSTDDPNVAIAEWSASGEVLTNGNAYEMSYATFVTFKDGLIVKYREYWNPLAFMQAMSGAQF from the coding sequence GTGAGCAACTTCCCTTTCGCAGTCGAACGCTTGCGTCACAGCCTCGATACGTTTCTTGCCAAGGACATGAACGGTTGGTCGCTGCTCTGTGCCGACGATGTCGTAGCAGAGTTTCCGTTTGCGCCCGAAGGCTCGCCACGCCGCTTGGAAGGCCGTGAGGCGCTTTACAACTATCTGCGCAACTACCCGAGCGTCATCAATGTTCGTTCGATCCCCCACCTTCGCCTCTACTCGACGGATGACCCGAATGTCGCCATCGCTGAATGGAGCGCCTCCGGCGAGGTACTGACGAACGGCAATGCATACGAGATGAGCTACGCCACGTTCGTAACCTTCAAGGACGGACTGATCGTCAAATACCGCGAATACTGGAATCCGCTTGCATTCATGCAGGCCATGAGCGGCGCACAATTTTGA
- a CDS encoding crosslink repair DNA glycosylase YcaQ family protein codes for MKQVVARIRREGPLMSRDFDDDPYDRERGGWWDWKPAKAIFEHLWRTGTLAVSDPRGYRKVYDLAERSIRLHAAPPMDRDAFVDWACSTALERLGVATPAELAAFYRVVDVADARAWVRSRLQAGAVFPVEVEGRIAIAHSDVRRRLGRLGEPLQERVRFLAPLDPLVRDRARAERLFGFHYRFEAFVPEAKRVYGYYVLPILVGDRLVGRTDAKFDRAADVLRLRVMPWEQGFSVTPALRAAFEAAADRLRQFVGAARVDVTGKAGSRHPFRPPTR; via the coding sequence CTGAAGCAGGTCGTGGCCCGGATCCGACGGGAGGGCCCGCTCATGTCGCGGGACTTCGACGACGACCCGTACGACCGCGAGCGGGGCGGCTGGTGGGACTGGAAGCCGGCCAAGGCCATCTTCGAACACCTGTGGCGCACCGGCACGCTCGCCGTGTCGGACCCGCGAGGGTACCGGAAGGTCTACGATTTGGCCGAGCGATCGATCCGCCTCCACGCGGCGCCGCCAATGGATCGAGACGCCTTCGTTGACTGGGCTTGTTCTACGGCCCTGGAACGGCTGGGGGTGGCGACGCCGGCCGAGCTCGCCGCCTTCTACCGGGTCGTCGACGTCGCGGACGCGCGGGCTTGGGTGCGGTCGCGTTTGCAGGCCGGGGCCGTGTTCCCGGTCGAGGTGGAGGGGCGCATTGCGATCGCACACAGCGACGTGCGACGGCGCCTGGGGCGGCTCGGCGAACCGCTACAGGAACGCGTGCGGTTCCTGGCGCCGTTAGACCCCCTAGTGCGTGACCGGGCGCGGGCGGAGCGGCTGTTTGGGTTCCACTATCGGTTCGAGGCGTTCGTGCCCGAGGCGAAGCGGGTTTACGGCTACTACGTGCTGCCCATCCTCGTTGGCGACCGGCTCGTCGGCCGGACCGACGCAAAGTTCGACCGCGCCGCGGACGTCCTGCGGCTGCGCGTCATGCCGTGGGAGCAGGGGTTCAGCGTCACGCCGGCGTTACGCGCGGCCTTCGAGGCTGCCGCCGACCGGCTGCGGCAGTTCGTCGGTGCGGCGCGAGTGGACGTGACCGGAAAAG
- a CDS encoding winged helix-turn-helix domain-containing protein: protein MRTVARQTISIAIFYTYGKLASQLRRSNPPFNIVERTGPVSGPPSGAELHASVVLIGTDIAFGSTLRLCEAFRSRSKTTRRRVVVLLSDPTTEHVALAYSAGASDVREAPRTARGLINLIDAVRQRAVNGTDEQPQVVRIGALTIVAESYVVKLEGTTVSLTAGEYRALWQLAIYAGKAVPADRLLTGELSSEIGSGVQSVRTFIFSLRRKLGRHARQLQTVRNVGYALVE from the coding sequence ATGAGGACGGTCGCAAGGCAGACAATATCCATCGCGATCTTCTATACGTACGGCAAATTGGCGTCACAACTGCGCCGATCGAATCCGCCCTTCAACATTGTGGAGCGGACCGGTCCCGTATCTGGTCCACCGAGCGGCGCGGAACTTCACGCCTCGGTGGTGTTGATCGGTACGGACATTGCCTTCGGGTCGACGCTCCGTCTCTGCGAAGCATTCCGCTCGCGCTCCAAGACAACGCGCAGGCGAGTAGTGGTGTTGTTGTCTGACCCGACGACCGAGCATGTCGCTCTTGCGTACTCTGCAGGAGCGTCGGACGTACGCGAGGCGCCGCGAACGGCTCGCGGGCTGATCAACCTCATCGATGCGGTGCGCCAGCGGGCGGTCAACGGAACGGATGAACAACCGCAAGTCGTTCGTATCGGTGCCCTCACGATCGTCGCCGAAAGCTATGTCGTGAAGTTGGAAGGCACCACGGTCAGCCTAACCGCAGGTGAGTATCGGGCGTTGTGGCAGTTGGCGATATACGCCGGCAAAGCAGTACCGGCCGATCGTCTACTCACCGGTGAACTCTCCTCAGAGATCGGTAGTGGCGTTCAGTCCGTGCGGACGTTCATCTTCTCGCTAAGGCGAAAGCTCGGCCGCCACGCACGACAATTGCAAACCGTACGTAACGTCGGATACGCCTTGGTTGAATAA
- a CDS encoding IS5 family transposase → MAHRHRHELTDAQWAKIEPLLPGKKSDPGRTAGDNRLFVNAVVYVLKTGVPWADLPGRFGKHDTVRKRFDRWCAAGVWERIARATGDPDLDEVQLDATTVKAHPVASTGRRRRG, encoded by the coding sequence ATGGCCCATCGCCACCGCCACGAGTTGACCGACGCCCAGTGGGCGAAGATCGAGCCGCTGTTGCCCGGCAAGAAGTCCGACCCCGGCCGCACGGCCGGCGACAACCGCCTTTTCGTCAACGCCGTCGTCTACGTGCTCAAGACCGGCGTCCCCTGGGCGGACCTGCCCGGCCGGTTCGGCAAGCACGACACCGTCCGCAAACGCTTCGACCGCTGGTGTGCCGCCGGCGTGTGGGAGCGCATCGCCCGCGCGACCGGCGACCCCGACCTGGACGAGGTGCAGCTCGACGCCACGACGGTCAAGGCCCACCCGGTCGCCTCGACCGGGCGGCGGCGACGCGGCG
- a CDS encoding amidohydrolase, whose translation MKSVQNEVAGVFEPSTQEQPGADLIVFNARIYTGNLAQPEASALAVTKGRIYAVGTDNEILDLKNASTRIIDAGGRRLIPGISDAHIHLLNEANYNYNVRWDGVPSLSRALAMLSEQAKRTPEGHWVKVIGGWSPYQFEENRFPTMDDLRRAVPNRPLYVQYAYNRVFLNGLAMDSLGVGTDRFPNLQVIEFEKDGQGNRTGVVYGDTFGFLALETLVPQPSFDEQLSSLIQTVHGLNRFGVTSVFDCGSRGYPDAHVTAQVLMRDNRFNLRLAFVDMQFGSASMVDAELDAITRKSLMSPGQNLHPSVAHGHVYRGAKALEAEVHDHENFDRPAVILDPKRIRRHVVQDIAKLVKRRIPFRMHISYNENITPFLDALEEMNRTVPLDGLKWSIEHAETITPENIARVKALGGGIALDPKMALHGDGFIKTYSREKALVTPRLRQLVDSGIPLALTTDAFRASTYNPWVAMYWAVSGCSVSGSQVLADDNRLTRVEALKLFTRGAAWFINAEAEMGMIAPGNLADLALLDRDYFAVPEDEIKSISAVLTVMDGKVVFGAGDYSGIAPTLPDILPAWSPIKHYGGYHGAR comes from the coding sequence ATGAAGAGCGTGCAAAACGAGGTCGCGGGGGTGTTTGAGCCGTCCACGCAGGAGCAGCCCGGCGCGGACCTGATCGTGTTTAATGCCAGGATCTACACGGGCAATCTCGCGCAGCCCGAAGCGTCCGCCTTGGCGGTCACGAAGGGCCGCATCTATGCGGTGGGTACTGACAACGAGATCCTGGACCTGAAGAACGCCAGCACCCGGATCATCGACGCGGGGGGGCGTCGACTGATCCCGGGCATCAGCGACGCACACATTCACCTGCTCAACGAGGCCAACTACAACTACAACGTCAGGTGGGACGGCGTGCCCTCGCTGAGCCGGGCGCTCGCCATGCTGAGCGAGCAGGCCAAGCGGACGCCCGAGGGGCACTGGGTCAAAGTGATCGGCGGCTGGTCGCCGTACCAGTTCGAAGAGAATCGATTCCCGACGATGGACGATCTCCGCCGTGCCGTGCCCAACCGCCCCCTTTACGTTCAATACGCCTACAACCGCGTCTTCCTGAATGGCCTGGCGATGGATTCGCTCGGCGTGGGCACGGATCGGTTTCCCAACTTGCAGGTCATCGAGTTCGAGAAGGACGGCCAGGGCAATCGCACGGGCGTCGTCTATGGCGACACGTTCGGGTTTCTCGCGCTGGAAACGCTCGTCCCACAGCCCTCCTTCGACGAGCAACTAAGCTCGTTAATCCAAACCGTCCACGGCCTGAACCGTTTCGGCGTCACATCCGTCTTCGATTGTGGCAGCAGGGGCTATCCCGACGCCCATGTCACCGCCCAGGTCCTCATGCGCGACAATCGTTTCAACCTGCGACTCGCCTTCGTGGACATGCAGTTCGGCAGCGCCAGCATGGTGGATGCCGAACTCGACGCCATCACGCGAAAGTCGCTCATGAGCCCCGGGCAGAACCTGCACCCGTCCGTTGCCCATGGCCACGTGTATCGAGGCGCCAAAGCGCTGGAGGCGGAAGTACACGATCACGAGAACTTCGACCGACCCGCAGTAATCCTCGATCCGAAACGGATCCGGCGACACGTCGTGCAGGACATCGCCAAGCTGGTCAAACGGCGGATCCCCTTCCGCATGCACATCAGCTACAACGAGAACATCACGCCGTTCCTCGACGCTCTTGAGGAGATGAACAGGACGGTGCCGCTCGACGGCCTGAAGTGGAGCATCGAGCACGCCGAGACCATCACGCCGGAGAATATCGCGAGGGTGAAGGCGCTCGGCGGCGGGATCGCGCTGGACCCCAAGATGGCCTTGCACGGAGACGGCTTTATCAAGACCTACAGCCGTGAGAAGGCGCTGGTAACGCCGCGCCTGCGCCAGCTCGTCGACAGCGGCATCCCGCTCGCCCTGACGACGGACGCCTTCCGGGCCTCGACCTACAACCCCTGGGTCGCGATGTACTGGGCGGTCTCCGGATGCTCCGTCTCCGGGTCTCAGGTGCTCGCCGACGACAATCGGCTCACCCGCGTCGAGGCGTTGAAGCTGTTCACACGCGGGGCCGCGTGGTTCATAAATGCCGAAGCCGAGATGGGGATGATCGCCCCGGGCAACCTGGCAGATCTCGCTCTGCTCGACCGGGACTACTTCGCCGTGCCGGAAGATGAGATCAAGTCCATCTCCGCCGTCCTGACCGTCATGGATGGAAAGGTGGTGTTCGGAGCGGGCGACTACAGCGGCATCGCACCGACCTTACCCGACATCCTCCCCGCCTGGTCACCCATCAAACACTACGGCGGCTACCACGGAGCCCGGTGA